A window of Dissulfurirhabdus thermomarina contains these coding sequences:
- a CDS encoding 4Fe-4S binding protein encodes MPPKPSLFSAFRDPEAPVDLFERFPRLREFFRRRRLHAAMRTFGDATFTFIIVSGLFGPQEPDRNVALFLAWGVWWPSVVLSWFVFGRMWCGFCPFPGIGRVMQRLGLSLERPVPRWLQKTGVYWSVGLLALIIWVEESTGMKQWPRGTALLLLAILGGATLAAMIYRKQAWCRYLCPMGRITGVAATFALTEFRPDHEKCRGCKTFACKRGAGGVPGCPVYLGAFNVRNNLHCLVCGHCVMLCDRNSPRLNLRNPFNELILNKGRYITCSYIIPFLMGSQLARFVKMSPAVEDWFCSGTMACQMMLFSVLLFVGFHYVYGVIRLGARFFGVTEDELFGRFSPLVPIFVPLAFAGELSYRLDFALVNAPAFLPTLGRQFGWDLVAWTFSPPQDLRLAIALGILAAGGLAGVYILRRFMTEEFQGMVSRLRYALVLALVGIMLASYVAAVATGVGP; translated from the coding sequence TTGCCCCCCAAGCCCTCCCTGTTTTCGGCATTCCGGGATCCCGAGGCCCCCGTGGACCTCTTCGAGCGGTTCCCGCGCCTGCGGGAGTTCTTCCGCCGCCGCCGGCTGCATGCGGCCATGCGGACCTTCGGGGACGCCACCTTCACCTTCATCATCGTCTCGGGGCTCTTCGGGCCCCAGGAGCCGGACCGGAACGTCGCCCTCTTCCTCGCCTGGGGGGTCTGGTGGCCCTCGGTGGTCCTCAGCTGGTTCGTGTTCGGGCGAATGTGGTGCGGTTTCTGCCCGTTTCCCGGCATCGGCCGGGTGATGCAGCGGCTCGGCCTCTCCCTCGAGCGGCCCGTGCCCCGGTGGCTGCAGAAGACGGGGGTCTACTGGTCCGTGGGGCTGCTGGCGCTGATCATCTGGGTGGAGGAATCCACGGGGATGAAGCAATGGCCCCGGGGTACGGCGCTCTTGCTCTTGGCCATCCTCGGAGGGGCCACCCTCGCGGCCATGATCTACCGGAAGCAGGCCTGGTGCCGGTATCTGTGCCCCATGGGCCGGATCACCGGGGTGGCGGCCACCTTCGCCCTCACGGAGTTTCGTCCCGATCACGAAAAGTGCCGCGGTTGCAAGACCTTCGCCTGCAAGCGCGGCGCCGGCGGGGTGCCCGGGTGCCCCGTCTATCTCGGGGCCTTCAACGTGCGGAACAACCTCCACTGCCTGGTCTGCGGCCACTGTGTCATGCTGTGCGACCGCAACTCGCCCCGGCTCAACCTGCGCAACCCCTTCAACGAGCTCATCCTCAACAAGGGGCGCTACATCACCTGTTCCTACATCATCCCCTTCCTCATGGGGTCCCAGCTGGCGCGGTTCGTCAAGATGAGCCCGGCCGTGGAGGACTGGTTCTGCAGCGGCACCATGGCGTGCCAGATGATGCTCTTCTCCGTGCTGCTCTTCGTGGGCTTCCACTACGTCTACGGGGTGATCCGGCTCGGGGCGCGGTTCTTCGGCGTGACCGAGGACGAACTCTTCGGGCGTTTTTCGCCCCTCGTCCCCATCTTCGTGCCCCTGGCCTTCGCCGGGGAGCTGTCGTACCGGCTCGACTTCGCCCTGGTCAACGCCCCGGCGTTCCTGCCCACCCTCGGCCGGCAGTTCGGGTGGGACCTCGTCGCCTGGACCTTCAGCCCCCCGCAGGACCTGCGCCTGGCCATCGCCCTGGGGATCCTGGCGGCGGGGGGGCTGGCCGGGGTCTACATCCTGCGCCGGTTCATGACGGAGGAGTTCCAGGGGATGGTGAGCCGCCTTCGCTATGCCCTGGTCCTGGCCCTCGTGGGGATCATGCTGGCCAGCTACGTCGCCGCCGTGGCCACGGGGGTCGGGCCTTAG
- a CDS encoding sulfite exporter TauE/SafE family protein: protein MFRFTFPVSQVTTWVFLPPLVTFVLAFFGAMAGVTGAFLLLPFQVSILGYTGPGVSATNFVYNLFAIPGTVLRYAREGRMNWPLAAVITLGSLPGIGLGYLARVRFLTDPRHFKPFVALVLLYLAWRIGRNLLGAGGRPAAPPAAAARVRTRSLGLRRVVFAFDGRDHAFDPRPLFLVALAVGVVGGAYGIGGGAVLAPFCVTVLELPVHAVAGAALFGTFMSSVVGVAVYSAGFFSGGVETRPDILLGALFGLGGLAGGYLGARMQRFVPERPIKVGLLAVLLFVAGKYLLAALG from the coding sequence ATGTTCCGGTTCACCTTCCCCGTCTCGCAGGTCACCACCTGGGTCTTCCTCCCGCCCCTCGTCACCTTCGTCCTCGCCTTCTTCGGCGCCATGGCCGGGGTGACCGGGGCCTTCCTGCTCCTCCCCTTCCAGGTGAGCATCCTGGGCTACACCGGGCCCGGGGTCTCCGCCACGAACTTCGTCTACAATCTCTTCGCCATCCCCGGGACGGTGCTCCGATACGCCCGGGAGGGGCGCATGAACTGGCCGCTGGCCGCGGTGATCACCCTGGGGAGCCTCCCCGGCATCGGCCTCGGGTATCTCGCCCGGGTCCGCTTCCTCACCGACCCCCGGCACTTCAAGCCCTTCGTCGCCCTGGTGCTCCTCTACCTCGCCTGGCGCATCGGGCGAAACCTCCTCGGCGCCGGCGGCCGCCCGGCCGCGCCCCCCGCCGCCGCGGCCCGGGTCCGGACCCGGTCGCTGGGGCTCCGCCGGGTCGTCTTCGCCTTCGACGGGCGGGACCACGCCTTCGACCCACGCCCCCTCTTCCTCGTGGCCCTGGCCGTGGGGGTGGTGGGCGGCGCCTACGGGATCGGGGGCGGCGCGGTACTCGCCCCCTTCTGCGTCACCGTGCTGGAGCTGCCGGTCCACGCCGTGGCCGGGGCGGCCCTCTTCGGCACCTTCATGAGCTCGGTGGTGGGTGTCGCCGTCTACTCGGCGGGGTTCTTCTCGGGGGGGGTGGAGACCCGGCCGGACATCCTGCTCGGGGCCCTCTTCGGCCTCGGCGGGCTCGCCGGGGGCTACCTGGGGGCCCGGATGCAACGGTTCGTGCCGGAGCGGCCCATCAAGGTCGGCCTCCTCGCGGTCCTGCTCTTCGTGGCGGGGAAGTACCTCCTGGCGGCCCTGGGCTAG
- the uppP gene encoding undecaprenyl-diphosphatase UppP — MTSPEAVFLGLLQGATEFLPVSSSGHLLLAEHFLGLAGGGLAFDVMLHLGTLAAVLLYFRREWWHMAEALVPGRGATGDRRLLALLVLATIPGGVFGYLLDDLAATTLRSPWVVAATLAGVGALFLAAEGVARRDRTLAALDWRDAAVIGLAQALAIVPGVSRSGITMTAALFLGFRRAEAARFSFLLSAPIIAGAGLHEGHKLLNGTAGPGPEVLWGTLAAFVAGYAVISWLLAYLARHTFHPFAYYRIVLAGVVAALLLWGSAA; from the coding sequence ATGACCTCGCCAGAAGCCGTCTTCCTCGGCCTCCTCCAGGGGGCCACGGAGTTCCTCCCCGTCTCGAGCTCCGGGCACCTCCTCCTCGCCGAGCACTTCCTCGGCCTTGCCGGCGGGGGGCTCGCCTTCGACGTCATGCTCCACCTCGGGACCCTGGCGGCGGTCCTGCTCTACTTCCGGCGGGAGTGGTGGCACATGGCCGAGGCCCTGGTCCCGGGGCGGGGGGCGACCGGCGACCGGCGCCTCCTCGCCCTCCTCGTGCTGGCCACCATCCCGGGCGGCGTCTTCGGCTACCTCCTGGACGACCTCGCCGCGACCACCCTCCGAAGCCCCTGGGTGGTCGCGGCCACGCTGGCCGGCGTCGGGGCCCTCTTCCTCGCGGCCGAGGGCGTCGCCCGCCGGGACCGCACCCTCGCCGCCCTCGACTGGCGTGACGCCGCCGTCATCGGCCTCGCCCAGGCCCTCGCCATCGTGCCCGGGGTCTCCCGGAGCGGCATCACCATGACCGCCGCCCTGTTCCTCGGCTTTCGCCGGGCGGAGGCCGCCCGGTTCTCCTTCCTCCTCTCCGCGCCCATCATCGCCGGTGCCGGCCTCCACGAAGGCCACAAGCTGCTCAACGGCACCGCCGGCCCGGGGCCCGAGGTCCTCTGGGGCACCCTGGCCGCCTTCGTCGCCGGCTACGCGGTGATCTCCTGGCTTCTCGCCTACCTCGCCCGGCACACCTTCCACCCCTTCGCCTACTACCGCATCGTGCTGGCCGGGGTGGTGGCCGCGCTGCTCCTCTGGGGGAGCGCCGCATGA
- the cybH gene encoding Ni/Fe-hydrogenase, b-type cytochrome subunit, with amino-acid sequence MVEYEKHCVWSVLFRLFHWSFALSIVTLAVTGFYIHHPWTNTVLEGRGAFPVADMRFVHFVAGYVFTAAILVRLFLWFFGNTEERVTDFIPINRRNVNNLKRTLLLYLYLSDRLDLRRGHNVLAGISYVVLMGLALLQILSGFCLLFPESLAWQGWGLAVLGTQMEIRVFHHLNTWLFLTFAFIHVYIVIWNDIHFPEWLISAIFNGCKFLKKHYDY; translated from the coding sequence ATGGTGGAATACGAGAAGCACTGCGTCTGGAGCGTCCTCTTTCGGCTCTTCCACTGGTCCTTCGCCCTCTCCATCGTCACCCTGGCGGTCACGGGCTTCTACATCCACCATCCCTGGACCAACACGGTGCTCGAGGGCCGGGGGGCGTTTCCCGTGGCGGACATGCGCTTCGTGCACTTCGTGGCGGGTTACGTCTTCACCGCCGCCATCCTCGTCCGCCTCTTCCTCTGGTTCTTCGGGAACACCGAGGAGCGGGTCACCGACTTCATCCCCATCAACCGCCGCAACGTCAACAACCTCAAGCGGACCCTCCTCCTCTACCTCTACCTCTCCGACCGGCTGGACCTCCGGCGCGGCCACAACGTGCTGGCGGGCATCTCTTACGTGGTGCTCATGGGGCTGGCGCTCCTCCAGATCCTGAGCGGCTTCTGCCTGCTCTTCCCCGAGAGCCTCGCCTGGCAGGGCTGGGGGCTGGCGGTCCTCGGCACCCAGATGGAGATCCGGGTCTTCCACCACCTGAACACCTGGCTGTTTCTGACCTTCGCCTTCATCCACGTCTACATCGTGATCTGGAACGACATCCACTTCCCGGAATGGCTGATCTCCGCCATCTTCAACGGGTGCAAGTTCCTCAAGAAGCACTACGACTATTGA
- a CDS encoding lysophospholipid acyltransferase family protein, with protein MWQRIRHITRGLLFIPWFLSLTAVLAPVAIAMSLVTRSGDAAHRLGRRWSRWLLAAAGVEVEVTGREHLAGLPGGLVIAANHASQLDILALFVALPIQFRFVAKKELFHLPLLGPAMRFTGYIPIDRSGGRSAVESLNRAAEVVRSGVAVLIFPEGTRSPDGRLRPFKPGGVLLARKAGTPVLPVAISGSHRCLPRGSILVRPGRIRVRLLPPVDPVGPGGPKGKDALTRELHQAILSGLDPGNRPA; from the coding sequence ATGTGGCAACGCATCCGGCACATCACCCGGGGGCTCCTCTTCATCCCCTGGTTCCTCTCGCTCACGGCGGTTCTGGCGCCCGTGGCCATCGCTATGTCGCTGGTCACCCGGTCCGGCGACGCCGCCCACCGGCTGGGCCGGCGCTGGTCCCGGTGGCTGCTCGCCGCGGCCGGGGTCGAGGTGGAGGTGACGGGCCGGGAACACCTCGCCGGCCTGCCCGGCGGACTCGTCATCGCGGCCAACCACGCCAGCCAGCTCGACATCCTCGCCCTCTTCGTGGCCCTCCCCATCCAGTTCCGCTTCGTGGCCAAGAAAGAGCTCTTTCACCTCCCGCTCCTCGGCCCGGCCATGCGCTTTACGGGTTACATCCCCATCGACCGCTCCGGCGGCCGCTCCGCGGTGGAAAGCCTCAACCGGGCGGCGGAGGTGGTCCGATCCGGGGTGGCCGTGCTCATCTTCCCGGAGGGGACGCGGAGCCCGGACGGCCGGCTCCGGCCCTTCAAGCCCGGCGGCGTCCTGCTCGCCCGGAAGGCCGGAACGCCGGTCCTGCCCGTCGCCATCAGCGGGAGCCACCGGTGCCTGCCCAGGGGGAGCATCCTGGTCCGCCCCGGGCGGATCCGCGTCCGCCTCCTGCCTCCCGTGGACCCCGTGGGGCCCGGCGGCCCGAAGGGCAAGGACGCCCTGACACGGGAGCTCCACCAGGCCATCCTCTCGGGGCTCGACCCCGGAAACCGTCCCGCCTGA
- the nagZ gene encoding beta-N-acetylhexosaminidase — protein MIDAGGTRPGAVVMAGLPGPELDTATRELIRRGGVGHFILFARNAVSPGQVRDLVLALEDECRSAGLPPPLVAVDQEGGPVQRLAPPAWPALVSAAEVGASPDPAAASAAQGMAAAEVLRPAGIRLNLAPVLDLAPAGVEGVLAGRTYGDDPAAVARAGAAYVRALQAAGVGATAKHFPGIGRVGGDPHEVRPRVEAPAEVLRAEMLPFRAAVAAGVAAVMTSHVVYPALDPDRPATFSERIARGLLREELGFEGLLLTDDLEMGGVLGYEDVGEAGLSALAAGHDLLLVCHRADRAWRVVEALERGLRDGRLPEGRLIDAVRRIDAARGRLARAVSS, from the coding sequence ATGATCGACGCGGGGGGCACCCGCCCGGGGGCCGTGGTGATGGCGGGGCTGCCGGGGCCGGAGCTGGACACGGCGACCCGGGAGCTCATCCGGCGGGGCGGAGTGGGGCACTTCATCCTCTTCGCCCGGAACGCGGTCTCGCCGGGCCAGGTGCGGGATCTCGTCCTCGCCCTGGAAGACGAGTGCCGGTCGGCCGGGCTGCCGCCGCCCCTCGTGGCCGTGGACCAGGAGGGCGGCCCGGTCCAGCGCCTGGCCCCGCCCGCCTGGCCGGCCCTGGTGTCGGCGGCCGAGGTCGGGGCGTCTCCGGACCCGGCGGCCGCTTCGGCCGCCCAGGGCATGGCGGCGGCCGAGGTCCTCCGTCCCGCCGGCATCCGCCTGAACCTCGCCCCGGTGTTGGATCTCGCCCCGGCGGGAGTGGAGGGCGTCCTCGCCGGTCGGACCTACGGCGACGACCCGGCGGCCGTGGCCCGCGCAGGGGCCGCCTACGTCCGCGCCCTCCAGGCGGCGGGGGTGGGCGCCACGGCCAAGCACTTCCCGGGCATCGGCCGTGTGGGCGGGGACCCCCACGAGGTCCGGCCCCGGGTGGAAGCCCCGGCGGAGGTGCTCCGGGCGGAGATGCTCCCGTTCCGGGCTGCGGTGGCGGCGGGGGTGGCCGCGGTCATGACCTCCCACGTGGTCTACCCCGCCCTGGACCCCGACCGCCCCGCCACCTTCTCGGAGCGGATCGCCCGGGGGCTCCTCCGGGAGGAACTGGGCTTCGAGGGGCTTCTTCTCACCGACGACCTGGAGATGGGCGGTGTCCTGGGGTACGAAGACGTGGGAGAGGCCGGTCTTTCGGCCCTGGCGGCGGGCCACGACCTTCTCCTCGTCTGCCACCGGGCCGACCGGGCCTGGCGCGTCGTGGAGGCCCTGGAGCGGGGCCTCCGGGACGGCCGGCTCCCCGAGGGCCGCCTCATCGACGCCGTCCGGCGCATCGACGCCGCCCGGGGCCGTCTTGCCCGGGCGGTGTCCTCCTAG
- a CDS encoding S1C family serine protease gives MTPHRLSPAVLAAVLAALLVPPPAAGLTPGEEATILLFRKAAAGVVNITSTQQEPGFAWHPVPEKGTGSGFVLDDHGHVVTSCGAVGDGQSLEVTTRDGRRWPARLVGADPATDIAVVEIRAPKKVLAGLPPLLLGQARDLAVGQRVWRVSDPFGEGPQLAEGLLAAKGRTLRTRAGLKIRGVLQTDIPVHPGAEGAPLLDSSGRVIGMCSLAFADTRALAGIGFAVSAEVLQRIVPGLLADGYVLHAWLGAEFETLSPALARLTGLPVERGAVLTRLFPQGPALDAGLRAGMKTVHLGNRTHRVGGDVIVAVDGKDVASAAALEEMIDGRKPGTEVTLTLYRDGRRTTAKVRVEERPAAAP, from the coding sequence ATGACGCCCCACCGCCTTTCCCCGGCGGTCCTCGCCGCGGTGTTGGCCGCCCTCCTGGTCCCGCCCCCCGCGGCCGGGCTCACCCCCGGAGAAGAAGCGACGATCCTCCTCTTCCGAAAGGCCGCCGCCGGGGTCGTCAACATCACCAGCACCCAGCAGGAACCCGGGTTCGCCTGGCACCCCGTGCCGGAAAAGGGCACCGGCAGCGGTTTCGTCTTGGACGACCACGGCCACGTGGTGACGAGCTGCGGCGCGGTGGGCGACGGCCAGTCCCTCGAGGTCACCACCCGGGACGGGCGCCGCTGGCCCGCCCGGCTCGTAGGAGCCGACCCGGCCACCGACATCGCGGTGGTGGAGATCCGGGCCCCGAAGAAGGTCCTGGCCGGCCTGCCGCCCCTGCTCCTCGGCCAGGCGCGGGACTTGGCCGTGGGCCAGCGCGTCTGGCGGGTGAGCGATCCCTTCGGCGAGGGACCACAGCTGGCCGAGGGGCTCCTCGCGGCCAAGGGCCGCACCCTCCGAACCCGCGCCGGCCTGAAAATCCGCGGAGTCCTCCAGACCGACATCCCCGTGCATCCCGGGGCCGAGGGCGCCCCCCTCCTGGACTCCTCCGGCCGGGTGATCGGGATGTGCAGCCTCGCCTTCGCCGACACCCGAGCCCTTGCGGGGATCGGCTTCGCCGTGTCCGCCGAGGTCCTCCAGCGGATCGTCCCCGGGCTCCTGGCGGACGGCTACGTCCTCCACGCCTGGCTGGGGGCGGAGTTCGAGACCCTCTCCCCGGCCCTGGCCCGCCTCACCGGGCTTCCCGTGGAAAGAGGCGCGGTGCTGACCCGCCTCTTCCCCCAGGGGCCCGCCCTCGATGCCGGCCTCCGGGCGGGGATGAAGACCGTCCACCTCGGAAACCGCACCCACCGCGTGGGCGGCGACGTCATCGTGGCCGTGGACGGGAAGGACGTGGCCTCTGCGGCGGCCCTGGAGGAGATGATCGACGGGCGCAAGCCCGGCACCGAGGTGACGCTCACCCTCTACCGGGACGGCCGGCGGACCACCGCCAAGGTGCGGGTGGAGGAACGGCCCGCCGCGGCCCCCTGA
- a CDS encoding sigma-54-dependent transcriptional regulator — translation MRNESVLVVDDAPEIRAFLTELLQGEGFAVETATDGQEAIEMLEGRFFDVVLTDVNMPRKDGMAVLDYIQEHSPDSICILVTGYGSIRDAVEAMRKGAFDYLTKPVKAEEVALVIERALEVRELRRENQNLKKELRTRYGFDRIVGASPAMQDLFDLIEKVADTESTVLITGESGTGKELIAHAIHFASDRRDNSFIPINCGAIPPELLESELFGHEKGAFTHAIRTRIGRFELANKGTIFLDEVGEMSPALQVKLLRVLQDRQFERVGGVRTIRVDIRVIAATNIDLEEAVREGRFREDLYYRLNVIPIHVPPLRERVSDIPLLVQHFLERFRQKNRGRLERVAEDAMQCLMAYEWPGNVRELENLMERMSILASGPVLTAQDLPASFTRATGYPLSEGIPVPVPTLPEEGLSLNAAVQTFEKNLILQALDRTGGVKNRAAQLLRLNRTTLIEKMKKQRLMTPATRGRGGRPAKKKPEGTAPSRAAAGA, via the coding sequence ATGCGCAACGAGTCCGTACTGGTCGTGGACGATGCACCGGAGATCCGGGCGTTTTTGACCGAGCTCCTCCAGGGGGAGGGCTTTGCCGTGGAGACGGCCACCGATGGCCAGGAGGCCATCGAGATGCTCGAAGGTCGGTTCTTTGACGTGGTCTTGACGGACGTCAACATGCCCCGGAAGGACGGCATGGCCGTCCTGGACTACATCCAGGAGCATTCCCCGGACAGCATCTGCATCCTCGTGACCGGGTACGGCTCCATCCGGGACGCGGTGGAGGCCATGCGGAAAGGGGCCTTCGACTACCTCACCAAGCCGGTGAAGGCCGAGGAAGTGGCCCTGGTCATCGAGCGGGCGCTGGAGGTCCGGGAGCTGCGCCGCGAAAACCAGAACCTCAAGAAGGAACTGCGCACCCGGTACGGGTTCGACCGCATCGTGGGCGCCAGCCCCGCCATGCAGGACCTCTTCGACCTCATCGAGAAGGTGGCCGACACCGAGAGTACCGTGCTCATAACCGGTGAGTCCGGAACGGGCAAGGAACTCATCGCCCATGCCATCCACTTCGCCAGCGACCGGCGCGACAATTCCTTCATCCCCATCAACTGCGGCGCCATCCCCCCGGAGCTCCTCGAGAGCGAGCTCTTCGGGCACGAGAAGGGGGCCTTCACCCATGCCATCCGGACCCGGATCGGCCGGTTCGAACTGGCCAACAAGGGGACCATCTTCCTGGACGAGGTGGGCGAGATGAGTCCCGCCCTCCAGGTGAAGCTCCTCCGCGTCCTCCAGGATCGGCAGTTCGAGCGCGTGGGCGGCGTCCGCACCATCCGGGTGGACATCCGGGTCATCGCCGCCACCAACATCGACCTCGAGGAGGCGGTCCGCGAGGGCCGCTTCCGGGAAGACCTCTACTACCGCCTCAACGTCATCCCCATCCACGTGCCGCCCCTCCGGGAGCGGGTCTCGGACATCCCGCTCCTCGTCCAGCACTTCCTCGAGCGGTTCCGCCAGAAGAACCGGGGTCGGCTGGAGCGGGTGGCGGAGGACGCCATGCAGTGCCTCATGGCCTACGAGTGGCCCGGCAACGTCCGGGAGCTCGAGAACCTCATGGAGCGCATGTCCATCCTGGCCAGCGGCCCGGTGCTGACGGCCCAGGACTTGCCGGCCTCCTTCACCCGGGCCACCGGCTACCCCCTCTCCGAGGGCATCCCGGTGCCCGTCCCGACCCTGCCGGAGGAGGGCCTCTCCCTGAACGCCGCGGTCCAGACCTTCGAGAAGAACCTCATCCTCCAGGCCCTGGACCGGACGGGCGGGGTCAAGAACCGGGCGGCCCAGCTCCTGCGGCTCAACCGGACCACCCTGATCGAAAAGATGAAGAAACAGCGCCTCATGACCCCGGCCACCCGGGGTCGGGGAGGGCGCCCGGCCAAGAAGAAGCCCGAGGGGACGGCCCCGTCCCGGGCCGCCGCCGGTGCCTGA